Proteins found in one Zea mays cultivar B73 chromosome 1, Zm-B73-REFERENCE-NAM-5.0, whole genome shotgun sequence genomic segment:
- the LOC100217286 gene encoding uncharacterized protein isoform X2: METAGQTTLQESAVHARRQAACWWPLDTTACSSLDLDDASTFSSSSLLLGWEWDPQLCCFGSPHARDSELFGPTCMESPVSEASAAAATGELDDELLLMSLWGECHLFSSCSALKEKTATSSQHDDHHSDLPTSPAKTTPATAQAAEPSHCDVDLRASYTGGAQQQQQQQHRTTRAANSSSKRSATEPEGTAAVRTSFCHSTKTAATVSQFSHCSPVHALVPLHAEKGAEGGKRSRKAPGSTAVAAYPFAVVKPGGADGGVTLADINRWILTPPARPVRHPVGEFACAPRVSAANRPGPSGRTVAGFTRLRTAGRGTITIVRTRG; the protein is encoded by the exons ATGGAGACAGCAGGTCAGACGACACTCCAGGAAAGCGCTGTGCACGCCCGGAGGCAGGCGGCGTGTTGGTGGCCTTTGGACACCACGGCATGCAGCAGCTTGGACTTGGACGACGCGAGCaccttcagcagcagcagcctccTCCTTGGATGGGAATGGGATCCACAGCTCTGCTGCTTTGGTAGTCCCCATGCCCGAGACTCTGAGCTCTTCGGCCCCACAT GCATGGAGTCTCCGGTGTCCGAGGCGTCAGCAGCGGCGGCCACCGGGGAGCTGGACGATGAACTACTACTCATG AGCCTGTGGGGCGAGTGCCACCTCTTCAGTTCCTGCAGCGCTCTCAAGGAGAAGACGGCCACCTCTTCCCAAC ATGATGATCATCATTCCGATCTGCCGACATCCCCGGCCAAGACTACTCCGGCGACGGCACAAGCAGCAGAGCCTTCGCACTGCGACGTGGACCTACGGGCCAGTTACACCGGCGgcgcccagcagcagcagcagcagcagcaccgaACCACTCGTGCCGCCAACAGCTCGTCGAAGCGCTCGGCGACCGAACCAGAAGGTACCGCGGCCGTCCGGACCTCCTTCTGTCACAGTACTAAAACCGCAGCAACGGTTTCTCAGTTCTCTCACTGTTCTCCTGTGCATGCCCTTGTCCCTCTGCACGCAGAGAAAGGAGCAGAAGGCGGCAAGAGGAGCCGCAAGGCGCCGGGCTCCACCGCGGTGGCGGCGTACCCGTTCGCCGTGGTGAAGCCCGGCGGCGCGGACGGCGGGGTGACGCTCGCCGACATCAACCGGTGGATCCTCACGCCGCCGGCTCGCCCCGTCCGGCACCCCGTGGGGGAGTTCGCGTGCGCCCCACGCGTGTCGGCTGCCAACCGGCCGGGGCCGTCGGGCAGGACGGTGGCCGGCTTCACCAGGCTCCGCACCGCTGGCAGAGGCACGATAACCATCGTGAGGACAAGAGGCTAA
- the LOC100217286 gene encoding uncharacterized protein LOC100217286, whose product METAGQTTLQESAVHARRQAACWWPLDTTACSSLDLDDASTFSSSSLLLGWEWDPQLCCFGSPHARDSELFGPTCMESPVSEASAAAATGELDDELLLMSLWGECHLFSSCSALKEKTATSSQRTPKSLQSDDDHHSDLPTSPAKTTPATAQAAEPSHCDVDLRASYTGGAQQQQQQQHRTTRAANSSSKRSATEPEEKGAEGGKRSRKAPGSTAVAAYPFAVVKPGGADGGVTLADINRWILTPPARPVRHPVGEFACAPRVSAANRPGPSGRTVAGFTRLRTAGRGTITIVRTRG is encoded by the exons ATGGAGACAGCAGGTCAGACGACACTCCAGGAAAGCGCTGTGCACGCCCGGAGGCAGGCGGCGTGTTGGTGGCCTTTGGACACCACGGCATGCAGCAGCTTGGACTTGGACGACGCGAGCaccttcagcagcagcagcctccTCCTTGGATGGGAATGGGATCCACAGCTCTGCTGCTTTGGTAGTCCCCATGCCCGAGACTCTGAGCTCTTCGGCCCCACAT GCATGGAGTCTCCGGTGTCCGAGGCGTCAGCAGCGGCGGCCACCGGGGAGCTGGACGATGAACTACTACTCATG AGCCTGTGGGGCGAGTGCCACCTCTTCAGTTCCTGCAGCGCTCTCAAGGAGAAGACGGCCACCTCTTCCCAACGTACTCCTAAGAGTTTACAATCTG ATGATGATCATCATTCCGATCTGCCGACATCCCCGGCCAAGACTACTCCGGCGACGGCACAAGCAGCAGAGCCTTCGCACTGCGACGTGGACCTACGGGCCAGTTACACCGGCGgcgcccagcagcagcagcagcagcagcaccgaACCACTCGTGCCGCCAACAGCTCGTCGAAGCGCTCGGCGACCGAACCAGAAG AGAAAGGAGCAGAAGGCGGCAAGAGGAGCCGCAAGGCGCCGGGCTCCACCGCGGTGGCGGCGTACCCGTTCGCCGTGGTGAAGCCCGGCGGCGCGGACGGCGGGGTGACGCTCGCCGACATCAACCGGTGGATCCTCACGCCGCCGGCTCGCCCCGTCCGGCACCCCGTGGGGGAGTTCGCGTGCGCCCCACGCGTGTCGGCTGCCAACCGGCCGGGGCCGTCGGGCAGGACGGTGGCCGGCTTCACCAGGCTCCGCACCGCTGGCAGAGGCACGATAACCATCGTGAGGACAAGAGGCTAA
- the LOC100217286 gene encoding uncharacterized protein isoform X1 — METAGQTTLQESAVHARRQAACWWPLDTTACSSLDLDDASTFSSSSLLLGWEWDPQLCCFGSPHARDSELFGPTCMESPVSEASAAAATGELDDELLLMSLWGECHLFSSCSALKEKTATSSQRTPKSLQSDDDHHSDLPTSPAKTTPATAQAAEPSHCDVDLRASYTGGAQQQQQQQHRTTRAANSSSKRSATEPEGTAAVRTSFCHSTKTAATVSQFSHCSPVHALVPLHAEKGAEGGKRSRKAPGSTAVAAYPFAVVKPGGADGGVTLADINRWILTPPARPVRHPVGEFACAPRVSAANRPGPSGRTVAGFTRLRTAGRGTITIVRTRG; from the exons ATGGAGACAGCAGGTCAGACGACACTCCAGGAAAGCGCTGTGCACGCCCGGAGGCAGGCGGCGTGTTGGTGGCCTTTGGACACCACGGCATGCAGCAGCTTGGACTTGGACGACGCGAGCaccttcagcagcagcagcctccTCCTTGGATGGGAATGGGATCCACAGCTCTGCTGCTTTGGTAGTCCCCATGCCCGAGACTCTGAGCTCTTCGGCCCCACAT GCATGGAGTCTCCGGTGTCCGAGGCGTCAGCAGCGGCGGCCACCGGGGAGCTGGACGATGAACTACTACTCATG AGCCTGTGGGGCGAGTGCCACCTCTTCAGTTCCTGCAGCGCTCTCAAGGAGAAGACGGCCACCTCTTCCCAACGTACTCCTAAGAGTTTACAATCTG ATGATGATCATCATTCCGATCTGCCGACATCCCCGGCCAAGACTACTCCGGCGACGGCACAAGCAGCAGAGCCTTCGCACTGCGACGTGGACCTACGGGCCAGTTACACCGGCGgcgcccagcagcagcagcagcagcagcaccgaACCACTCGTGCCGCCAACAGCTCGTCGAAGCGCTCGGCGACCGAACCAGAAGGTACCGCGGCCGTCCGGACCTCCTTCTGTCACAGTACTAAAACCGCAGCAACGGTTTCTCAGTTCTCTCACTGTTCTCCTGTGCATGCCCTTGTCCCTCTGCACGCAGAGAAAGGAGCAGAAGGCGGCAAGAGGAGCCGCAAGGCGCCGGGCTCCACCGCGGTGGCGGCGTACCCGTTCGCCGTGGTGAAGCCCGGCGGCGCGGACGGCGGGGTGACGCTCGCCGACATCAACCGGTGGATCCTCACGCCGCCGGCTCGCCCCGTCCGGCACCCCGTGGGGGAGTTCGCGTGCGCCCCACGCGTGTCGGCTGCCAACCGGCCGGGGCCGTCGGGCAGGACGGTGGCCGGCTTCACCAGGCTCCGCACCGCTGGCAGAGGCACGATAACCATCGTGAGGACAAGAGGCTAA
- the LOC100217286 gene encoding uncharacterized protein isoform X3, whose product METAGQTTLQESAVHARRQAACWWPLDTTACSSLDLDDASTFSSSSLLLGWEWDPQLCCFGSPHARDSELFGPTCMESPVSEASAAAATGELDDELLLMSLWGECHLFSSCSALKEKTATSSQHDDHHSDLPTSPAKTTPATAQAAEPSHCDVDLRASYTGGAQQQQQQQHRTTRAANSSSKRSATEPEEKGAEGGKRSRKAPGSTAVAAYPFAVVKPGGADGGVTLADINRWILTPPARPVRHPVGEFACAPRVSAANRPGPSGRTVAGFTRLRTAGRGTITIVRTRG is encoded by the exons ATGGAGACAGCAGGTCAGACGACACTCCAGGAAAGCGCTGTGCACGCCCGGAGGCAGGCGGCGTGTTGGTGGCCTTTGGACACCACGGCATGCAGCAGCTTGGACTTGGACGACGCGAGCaccttcagcagcagcagcctccTCCTTGGATGGGAATGGGATCCACAGCTCTGCTGCTTTGGTAGTCCCCATGCCCGAGACTCTGAGCTCTTCGGCCCCACAT GCATGGAGTCTCCGGTGTCCGAGGCGTCAGCAGCGGCGGCCACCGGGGAGCTGGACGATGAACTACTACTCATG AGCCTGTGGGGCGAGTGCCACCTCTTCAGTTCCTGCAGCGCTCTCAAGGAGAAGACGGCCACCTCTTCCCAAC ATGATGATCATCATTCCGATCTGCCGACATCCCCGGCCAAGACTACTCCGGCGACGGCACAAGCAGCAGAGCCTTCGCACTGCGACGTGGACCTACGGGCCAGTTACACCGGCGgcgcccagcagcagcagcagcagcagcaccgaACCACTCGTGCCGCCAACAGCTCGTCGAAGCGCTCGGCGACCGAACCAGAAG AGAAAGGAGCAGAAGGCGGCAAGAGGAGCCGCAAGGCGCCGGGCTCCACCGCGGTGGCGGCGTACCCGTTCGCCGTGGTGAAGCCCGGCGGCGCGGACGGCGGGGTGACGCTCGCCGACATCAACCGGTGGATCCTCACGCCGCCGGCTCGCCCCGTCCGGCACCCCGTGGGGGAGTTCGCGTGCGCCCCACGCGTGTCGGCTGCCAACCGGCCGGGGCCGTCGGGCAGGACGGTGGCCGGCTTCACCAGGCTCCGCACCGCTGGCAGAGGCACGATAACCATCGTGAGGACAAGAGGCTAA